Proteins encoded in a region of the Paucibacter sediminis genome:
- a CDS encoding DUF3683 domain-containing protein → MNAPHPLMPTESAAAAAAHEAPRLREIPYNYTSFSDREIVIRLLGARAWELANSLRDERQTGRSARMLYEVLGDIWVVQRNPYLQDDLLDNPKRRQQLIDALKHRLHEVEKRRNPALDPQRDASVGELLTLAQAAVARFAAQFDEVAELRRRATKVLGKHTAKDNIKYDGLSRVSHVTDATDWRVEYPFVVLTPDSEAEMAHLVKGCIELGLTIIPRGGGTGYTGGAVPLVWKSAVINTEKLEALRGVEMLELPGVGRPVATIFSEAGVVTQRVSDLAEQHGYVFAVDPTSAEASCIGGNVAMNAGGKKAVLWGTALDNLASWKMVTPDAKWLEVIRLNHNLGKIHDVEMASFELRYFDASGKKLERSERLDIPGRTFRKEGLGKDVTDKFLAGLPGIQKEGCDGLITSARWIVHRMPKHVRTVCLEFFGNPKDCVPSIVDIKDYMFSLATQAGGANTDAEGAGATPVLLAGLEHLDDRYLKAVGYATKSKRGGLPKMVLVGDIVGDDEDAVARATSEVVRLANGRSGEGFVAVSADARKKFWLDRKRTAAISKHTNAFKVNEDVVIPLERMGEYTLGIERINIELSLRNKLALVEALQAFFTQGKLPLGKSDDASEIPSAELLEDRVQQALALLNEIGHRWTRWKDELDLPRPEERSYFDQLQDHSLRASWKTQIFKPLQGIFAGAAFEAILAECKRIHGEVLKGRVWVALHMHAGDGNVHTNIPVNSDNYQMLQTAHEAVARIMKLARSLNGVISGEHGIGITKLEFLTDEELAGFAGYKQRVDPEGRFNKGKLLRGGTDYADLTNAYTPSFGLMGHESLIMQQSDIGAIADSVKDCLRCGKCKPVCATHVPRANLLYSPRNKILATSLLVEAFLYEEQTRRGVSIKHWEEFEDVADHCTVCHKCLNPCPVKIDFGDVTMNMRNLLRKMGQKTWRPGNAAAMFMLNATNPETIKLARTAMVGVGFKAQRLAHELLKGFAKKQTAAPRASVGAAPIKEQVIHFINKKLPGGLPKKTARALLDIEDKDYVPIIRNPASTTAETEAVFYFPGCGSERLFSQVGLATQAMLWHAGVQTVLPPGYLCCGYPQRGSGQFDRAEQIITDNRVLFHRVANTLNYLDIKTVVVSCGTCYDQLQGYKFEDIFPGCRIVDIHEFLLEKGIKLDSTQAYLYHDPCHSPMKLQEPMKTVKALVGPEVVKSERCCGESGTLGVTRPDISTQVRFRKEEELRKTETMLRESGKVAAAENLKILTSCPSCLQGLTRYGGDLQNGLLEADYIVVEMANKILGESWMPDYVAKANNGGIERVLV, encoded by the coding sequence ATGAATGCACCGCATCCCCTGATGCCCACAGAGTCCGCTGCTGCTGCCGCCGCGCACGAGGCCCCGCGCCTGCGCGAGATTCCCTACAACTACACCTCCTTTTCCGACCGCGAGATCGTCATCCGCCTGCTCGGCGCGCGCGCCTGGGAGCTGGCCAACTCGCTGCGCGACGAGCGCCAGACCGGCCGCTCCGCCCGCATGCTCTACGAGGTGCTGGGCGATATCTGGGTGGTGCAGCGCAACCCCTATCTGCAGGACGATCTGCTCGACAACCCCAAGCGGCGCCAGCAGCTGATCGATGCCCTGAAGCACCGCCTGCACGAGGTGGAGAAGCGCCGCAATCCGGCGCTGGACCCACAGCGCGACGCCTCGGTGGGCGAACTGCTGACGCTGGCCCAGGCCGCGGTGGCGCGCTTTGCCGCCCAGTTCGACGAGGTGGCCGAACTGCGCCGGCGTGCGACCAAGGTACTGGGCAAGCACACCGCCAAGGACAACATCAAGTACGACGGGCTTTCGCGCGTCTCGCATGTCACCGACGCCACCGACTGGCGCGTCGAGTACCCCTTCGTGGTGCTGACCCCCGACAGCGAGGCCGAGATGGCCCATCTGGTGAAGGGCTGCATCGAGCTGGGCCTGACCATCATCCCGCGCGGCGGCGGCACCGGCTATACCGGCGGCGCCGTGCCCCTGGTGTGGAAGAGCGCCGTCATCAACACCGAGAAGCTCGAGGCCCTGCGCGGCGTTGAGATGCTGGAGCTGCCCGGCGTGGGCCGGCCGGTGGCCACCATCTTCAGCGAGGCCGGGGTGGTGACGCAGCGCGTCTCCGACCTGGCCGAGCAGCATGGCTATGTGTTCGCGGTGGACCCCACCAGCGCCGAGGCCTCCTGCATCGGCGGCAATGTGGCGATGAACGCCGGCGGCAAGAAGGCCGTGCTGTGGGGCACGGCGCTGGACAATCTGGCCTCCTGGAAGATGGTCACGCCGGATGCCAAGTGGCTGGAGGTCATTCGCCTCAACCACAACCTGGGCAAGATCCACGACGTCGAGATGGCCAGCTTCGAGCTGCGCTATTTCGATGCCTCGGGCAAGAAGCTGGAGCGCAGCGAGCGCCTGGACATCCCCGGCCGCACCTTCCGCAAGGAGGGCCTGGGCAAGGACGTCACCGACAAATTCCTCGCCGGCCTGCCCGGCATCCAGAAGGAAGGCTGCGACGGCCTCATCACCAGCGCGCGCTGGATCGTGCACCGCATGCCCAAGCATGTGCGCACCGTCTGCCTGGAGTTCTTCGGCAACCCGAAGGACTGCGTGCCCTCCATCGTCGACATCAAGGACTACATGTTCTCGCTGGCCACCCAGGCGGGCGGCGCGAACACCGATGCCGAGGGTGCCGGCGCTACGCCGGTGCTGCTGGCGGGCCTGGAGCATCTGGACGACCGCTACCTGAAGGCGGTGGGCTATGCCACCAAGAGCAAGCGCGGCGGCCTGCCCAAGATGGTGCTGGTGGGCGACATCGTTGGCGACGACGAGGATGCGGTGGCGCGCGCCACCTCCGAGGTGGTGCGCCTGGCCAATGGCCGCAGCGGCGAGGGCTTTGTGGCCGTCTCGGCCGACGCGCGCAAGAAGTTCTGGCTCGATCGCAAGCGCACCGCGGCGATCTCCAAGCACACCAATGCCTTCAAGGTGAACGAGGACGTGGTGATCCCGCTGGAGCGCATGGGCGAGTACACCCTGGGCATCGAGCGCATCAATATCGAGCTAAGTCTGCGCAACAAGCTGGCCCTGGTGGAGGCCCTGCAGGCCTTCTTCACGCAAGGCAAGCTGCCGCTGGGCAAGAGCGACGACGCCAGCGAGATCCCCAGCGCCGAGCTGCTGGAAGACCGCGTGCAGCAGGCGCTGGCGCTGCTGAACGAAATCGGCCACCGCTGGACGCGCTGGAAGGACGAGCTGGATCTGCCGCGCCCGGAAGAGCGCAGCTACTTCGACCAGCTGCAAGACCACAGCCTGCGCGCCTCCTGGAAGACGCAGATCTTCAAGCCGCTGCAGGGCATCTTTGCCGGCGCGGCCTTCGAGGCCATCCTGGCCGAGTGCAAGCGCATCCATGGCGAGGTGCTGAAGGGCCGCGTCTGGGTGGCCCTGCACATGCATGCCGGCGACGGCAATGTGCACACCAACATCCCGGTCAACTCCGACAACTACCAGATGCTGCAGACCGCCCATGAGGCGGTGGCGCGCATCATGAAGCTGGCGCGTTCGCTGAACGGCGTGATCTCGGGCGAGCATGGCATCGGCATCACCAAGCTGGAGTTCCTCACCGACGAGGAGCTGGCGGGCTTTGCCGGCTACAAGCAGCGCGTCGACCCTGAGGGCCGCTTCAACAAGGGCAAGCTCTTGCGTGGCGGCACCGACTATGCCGACCTGACCAACGCCTACACGCCCAGCTTCGGGCTGATGGGCCACGAGTCGCTGATCATGCAGCAGAGCGACATCGGCGCCATCGCCGACAGCGTCAAGGACTGCCTGCGCTGCGGCAAGTGCAAGCCGGTGTGTGCCACCCATGTGCCGCGCGCCAACCTGCTCTACAGCCCGCGCAACAAGATCCTCGCCACCTCGCTGCTGGTGGAGGCCTTCCTCTACGAGGAGCAGACGCGCCGCGGCGTCTCGATCAAGCATTGGGAAGAGTTCGAGGATGTGGCCGACCACTGCACGGTCTGCCACAAATGCCTGAACCCCTGCCCGGTGAAGATCGACTTCGGCGACGTCACCATGAATATGCGCAATCTGCTGCGCAAGATGGGCCAGAAGACCTGGCGCCCCGGCAATGCCGCGGCCATGTTCATGCTCAACGCCACCAATCCCGAGACCATCAAGCTGGCGCGCACCGCCATGGTGGGCGTGGGCTTCAAGGCCCAGCGCCTGGCGCATGAGCTGCTGAAGGGCTTTGCCAAGAAGCAGACCGCCGCGCCGCGCGCCAGCGTGGGCGCCGCGCCGATCAAGGAGCAGGTGATCCACTTCATCAACAAGAAGCTGCCCGGCGGCCTGCCCAAGAAGACGGCGCGCGCGCTCTTGGACATCGAGGACAAGGACTACGTCCCCATCATCCGCAACCCGGCCAGCACCACGGCCGAGACCGAGGCGGTGTTCTACTTCCCCGGCTGCGGCTCCGAGCGCCTGTTCAGCCAGGTGGGCTTGGCCACCCAGGCGATGCTCTGGCATGCCGGCGTGCAGACCGTGCTGCCGCCCGGCTATCTGTGCTGCGGCTATCCGCAGCGCGGCTCGGGCCAGTTCGACCGCGCCGAGCAGATCATCACCGACAACCGCGTGCTGTTCCATCGCGTCGCCAACACGCTCAACTACCTGGACATCAAGACCGTGGTGGTGAGTTGCGGCACCTGCTACGACCAGCTGCAGGGCTACAAGTTCGAGGACATCTTCCCGGGCTGCCGCATCGTCGATATCCACGAGTTCCTGCTCGAGAAGGGCATCAAGCTCGACTCAACCCAGGCCTACCTCTACCACGACCCCTGCCACAGCCCGATGAAGCTGCAGGAGCCGATGAAGACGGTGAAAGCCCTGGTGGGCCCCGAGGTGGTGAAGAGCGAGCGCTGCTGCGGCGAGAGCGGCACGCTGGGCGTGACCCGCCCCGACATCTCCACCCAGGTGCGCTTCCGCAAGGAAGAGGAGCTGCGCAAGACCGAGACGATGTTGCGCGAGTCCGGCAAGGTGGCGGCGGCCGAGAACCTCAAGATCCTCACCAGCTGCCCGAGCTGCCTGCAGGGCCTGACCCGCTATGGCGGCGATCTGCAGAACGGCCTGCTGGAAGCCGACTACATCGTGGTCGAGATGGCCAACAAGATCCTGGGCGAGAGCTGGATGCCGGACTACGTGGCCAAGGCCAACAACGGCGGCATCGAGCGGGTGCTGGTCTAG
- a CDS encoding substrate-binding periplasmic protein — MNPRAVAATLLLALTGLAGLARAAAPACEKKLRWNDDPPFSMRLPDGAIGGVQIDINVEALRRMGCGVKLVEMPFARALVELEHGDLDVLAGAFRRPEREAYAWFSTPALHSRNMLYIRRADAARWPFKSLLELRGSPFRLGAQIGVVYGPDYAALMRDEVFARGVSKVSNRHGLWQMLERGRIDGVIADELTAEFELAGLKLSDKLLKTLVMVSDEPAPTAFSMRSTDPGFVERYNSTIEAMRRDGSLQRIVQRYLGAEAAAAALP; from the coding sequence ATGAACCCACGCGCCGTCGCCGCCACCCTGCTGCTCGCGCTGACCGGCTTGGCCGGCCTGGCCCGGGCGGCCGCGCCGGCCTGCGAGAAGAAGCTGCGCTGGAACGACGACCCGCCCTTCTCCATGCGCCTGCCCGACGGCGCGATCGGCGGCGTGCAGATCGACATCAACGTCGAGGCGCTGCGCCGCATGGGCTGCGGCGTGAAGCTGGTGGAGATGCCCTTCGCGCGCGCCCTGGTGGAGCTGGAGCATGGCGATCTGGATGTGCTGGCCGGCGCCTTCAGGCGCCCCGAGCGCGAGGCCTATGCCTGGTTCTCGACGCCGGCGCTGCACTCGCGCAATATGCTTTACATACGCCGCGCCGACGCGGCGCGCTGGCCCTTCAAGAGCCTGCTCGAGCTGCGCGGCAGCCCCTTCAGGCTGGGCGCCCAGATCGGCGTGGTCTACGGGCCCGACTACGCCGCCCTGATGCGTGATGAGGTGTTTGCCCGCGGCGTGAGCAAGGTGAGCAATCGGCACGGCCTGTGGCAGATGCTGGAGCGCGGCCGCATCGACGGCGTGATTGCCGACGAGCTGACCGCCGAATTCGAGCTGGCGGGCCTGAAGCTGAGCGACAAGCTGCTCAAGACCCTGGTGATGGTGTCGGACGAACCGGCCCCCACCGCCTTCAGCATGCGCAGCACCGACCCGGGCTTCGTGGAGCGCTACAACAGCACCATCGAGGCGATGCGCCGCGACGGCAGCCTGCAGCGCATCGTGCAGCGCTACCTCGGTGCCGAAGCCGCTGCCGCCGCCCTGCCCTAG
- a CDS encoding Bug family tripartite tricarboxylate transporter substrate binding protein: MLARRVCLIAISTLAALAGHASQAETWPAKPIRWVVAYPAGGGSDFLARQLAPQLGKQLGQPLVIDNRPGAGGMIGTDAAAKAPADGYTILSGDNGALVFNSAMYKKLPYAPADLAPVGLMAKFPLILTVHPGAGFSSGKQWLDEVKANPGRYSYASPGIGSPHHLAMELVKDRSKSFIVHVPYRGTAFAVQDLMAGVVPMAILDTAAGLPHIRAGKIKPLAVLTKKRIPQLPDVPTFEELGLKNVDVAAWQGLFVPKGTPAEAVTRLSSEMQKAIQLPEVRSKLEDFGLELAPSDAPALARFVQAETQTWHALIKERKLAAE, translated from the coding sequence ATGCTTGCTCGCCGTGTCTGTCTCATCGCCATCTCCACCCTGGCCGCGCTGGCCGGTCATGCGAGCCAAGCCGAAACCTGGCCGGCCAAGCCGATCCGCTGGGTGGTGGCCTACCCGGCCGGCGGCGGCTCGGACTTCTTGGCGCGCCAGCTCGCGCCCCAGCTCGGCAAGCAGCTGGGCCAGCCGCTGGTGATCGACAACCGCCCCGGCGCCGGCGGCATGATAGGCACCGACGCCGCGGCCAAGGCGCCCGCCGATGGCTACACCATCCTCAGCGGCGACAACGGCGCGCTGGTGTTCAACAGCGCCATGTACAAGAAGCTGCCCTATGCGCCGGCCGATCTGGCGCCGGTGGGGCTGATGGCCAAGTTCCCGCTCATCCTCACCGTGCACCCGGGCGCCGGCTTCAGCAGCGGCAAGCAGTGGCTGGACGAGGTGAAGGCCAACCCGGGCCGTTACAGCTATGCCTCGCCCGGCATCGGCAGCCCGCACCATCTGGCGATGGAACTGGTGAAGGACCGCAGCAAGAGCTTCATCGTGCACGTGCCCTACCGCGGCACCGCCTTCGCGGTGCAGGACCTGATGGCCGGCGTGGTGCCGATGGCCATCCTCGACACCGCCGCCGGCCTGCCGCATATCCGCGCCGGCAAGATCAAGCCGCTGGCAGTGCTGACGAAGAAGCGCATCCCGCAGCTGCCGGACGTGCCGACCTTCGAGGAGCTGGGCCTGAAGAACGTGGACGTGGCGGCCTGGCAGGGCTTGTTCGTGCCCAAAGGCACGCCGGCCGAGGCGGTGACGCGGCTCTCCAGCGAGATGCAGAAGGCGATCCAGCTGCCCGAGGTGCGCAGCAAGCTGGAAGACTTCGGCCTGGAGCTGGCGCCCAGCGACGCCCCCGCGCTGGCGCGCTTCGTGCAGGCCGAGACCCAGACCTGGCATGCGCTGATCAAGGAGCGCAAACTGGCGGCGGAATGA
- a CDS encoding HIT family protein, with translation MSNTTHACPLCAEVGGLLIVERPQWRVVRVADADFPAFYRVIWQPHVAEFSDLDLAARSACMEVVYRIEQVLRQALAPAKLNLASLGNMVPHLHWHVIARFDWDSHFPNPIWGERQRTLATPAEARLPLPLAQLDDQLRAALLFTTR, from the coding sequence ATGAGCAACACCACCCACGCCTGCCCCCTGTGTGCCGAAGTTGGCGGCCTGCTCATCGTGGAGCGCCCGCAGTGGCGCGTGGTGCGCGTCGCCGACGCCGACTTCCCGGCCTTCTACCGCGTCATCTGGCAGCCGCATGTGGCCGAGTTCAGCGATCTCGACCTGGCGGCGCGCAGCGCCTGCATGGAGGTGGTCTACCGCATTGAGCAGGTGCTGCGCCAGGCGCTCGCGCCAGCCAAGCTGAACCTCGCCAGCCTGGGCAATATGGTGCCGCATCTGCACTGGCACGTGATCGCCCGCTTCGACTGGGACAGCCATTTCCCCAACCCGATCTGGGGCGAGCGCCAGCGCACGCTGGCCACGCCCGCCGAAGCCCGGCTGCCCCTGCCGCTGGCGCAGCTGGACGACCAGCTGCGCGCGGCGCTGCTGTTCACCACACGGTGA
- a CDS encoding M13 family metallopeptidase yields MLRPAPLVAGLLLAFLPTLGAQALDLKGLSSEVPACSDFYGHVNGLWESRTELPANRPRIGSFDDLRRANDALLEKALAELVQDAKAQNSPGLALLAAYYSSGMDLAAIEARGLGALQPLLQRIDALQTPEQLPTQLPVLLAELARVQVVAPLGGFVRADPMEPTRQALTLGAGGLGLPDRDDYFATSASAERIKTAYRRYAQAIMAAAGTPLDAAALDAVLALETALAEATKPRAQQRDPRASYNPMSPAELAAAAPGFDWLAYLNGLTGTPTRKGGVERLIVSQPEFAKRVGQLAAGTPASTWRNYLRLRLLDASADRLPKAFAQAHYDYYGATILGLKAPAPRNEEVILAIGGRTGGAPLGQALGELFVQKAFPAEAQQRALALVADIKSAMRRRISELGWMSAPTKQRALEKLDAMVPKIGAPEQWPDYQGLSLAKDDYAGNLLRANAWATQRQMNELDQPTNRKRWFTSPHIVNAFAGGLNEITFPAGILQPPFFDAKADDAVNYGGIGMVIGHEITHHFDDRGRQYDGQGRLKDWWTAEDAAAYKARAERVVALYGGYRPLPEMAINGQLTLGENISDMSGLPIAYEGLQLALKRSGKTEKIDGYTPEQRFFLSNAIVWRGKVRTEFLINQLRTDGHSPGKFRVLGPMSNSPAFAKAFDCKPGDGMVSTDPITVW; encoded by the coding sequence ATGCTTCGCCCCGCCCCTCTCGTCGCCGGCCTGCTGCTGGCCTTCCTGCCCACGCTTGGCGCCCAGGCGCTGGACCTGAAAGGCCTCTCCAGCGAGGTGCCGGCCTGCAGCGATTTCTATGGCCATGTGAACGGGCTGTGGGAATCCCGCACCGAATTGCCCGCCAATCGCCCACGCATCGGCAGCTTCGATGACCTGCGCCGCGCCAACGACGCGCTGCTGGAAAAGGCCCTGGCCGAGCTGGTGCAGGACGCCAAGGCGCAGAACAGCCCGGGCCTGGCGCTGCTGGCCGCCTATTACAGCAGCGGCATGGATCTGGCCGCCATCGAGGCGCGCGGCCTGGGCGCGCTGCAGCCGCTGCTGCAGCGCATCGACGCCCTGCAGACGCCCGAGCAGCTGCCGACCCAGTTGCCCGTTCTATTGGCCGAGCTGGCGCGCGTGCAGGTGGTGGCGCCGCTGGGCGGCTTTGTGCGCGCCGACCCGATGGAGCCCACCCGCCAGGCGCTGACCCTGGGCGCCGGCGGCCTGGGCCTGCCCGACCGCGACGACTATTTCGCCACCAGCGCGAGCGCCGAGCGCATCAAGACCGCCTACCGCCGCTATGCCCAGGCGATCATGGCCGCCGCCGGCACGCCGCTGGACGCGGCGGCGCTGGACGCCGTGCTGGCGCTGGAGACCGCGCTGGCCGAGGCCACCAAGCCGCGCGCCCAGCAGCGCGATCCGCGCGCCAGCTACAACCCCATGAGCCCGGCCGAGCTGGCCGCGGCCGCGCCGGGCTTCGACTGGCTGGCCTATCTGAACGGCCTTACCGGCACGCCCACGCGCAAGGGTGGGGTGGAACGCCTGATCGTCAGCCAGCCCGAGTTCGCCAAGCGCGTCGGCCAGCTGGCGGCCGGCACGCCCGCGTCGACCTGGCGCAACTACCTGCGCCTGCGCCTGCTGGATGCCAGCGCCGACCGCCTGCCCAAGGCCTTTGCCCAGGCCCATTACGACTACTACGGCGCCACCATCCTGGGCCTGAAGGCGCCCGCGCCGCGCAACGAGGAGGTGATCCTGGCGATCGGCGGGCGCACCGGCGGCGCGCCGCTGGGCCAGGCGCTGGGCGAGCTGTTCGTGCAGAAGGCCTTCCCGGCCGAGGCGCAGCAGCGCGCGCTCGCGCTGGTGGCCGACATCAAGAGCGCGATGCGCCGCCGCATCAGCGAGCTGGGCTGGATGAGCGCGCCCACCAAGCAGCGCGCGCTGGAGAAGCTGGACGCGATGGTGCCCAAGATCGGCGCGCCGGAGCAATGGCCCGACTACCAGGGCCTGAGCCTGGCCAAGGACGACTACGCCGGCAATCTGCTGCGCGCCAATGCCTGGGCCACGCAGCGCCAGATGAATGAGCTGGACCAGCCGACCAACCGCAAGCGCTGGTTCACCAGCCCGCACATCGTCAACGCCTTCGCGGGCGGCCTCAACGAGATCACCTTCCCGGCCGGCATCCTGCAGCCGCCCTTCTTCGACGCCAAGGCCGACGATGCGGTGAACTATGGCGGCATCGGCATGGTGATCGGCCATGAGATCACCCACCACTTCGACGACCGCGGCCGCCAGTACGACGGCCAGGGCCGGCTCAAGGACTGGTGGACCGCCGAGGACGCCGCCGCCTACAAGGCGCGTGCCGAACGCGTGGTGGCGCTGTATGGCGGCTACCGCCCGCTGCCCGAGATGGCCATCAATGGCCAGCTGACCCTGGGAGAGAACATCTCCGACATGTCGGGCCTGCCGATCGCCTACGAGGGCCTGCAGCTGGCGCTCAAGCGCAGCGGCAAGACCGAGAAGATCGACGGCTACACGCCCGAGCAGCGCTTCTTCCTCTCCAACGCCATCGTCTGGCGCGGCAAGGTGCGCACCGAGTTCCTCATCAACCAGCTGCGCACCGACGGCCACTCGCCCGGTAAGTTCCGCGTGCTGGGCCCGATGTCCAACTCGCCGGCCTTCGCCAAGGCCTTCGACTGCAAGCCGGGCGATGGCATGGTGAGCACCGACCCGATCACCGTATGGTGA
- a CDS encoding DUF971 domain-containing protein, with protein MAGLNRNSPKPTELTVHQQSRVLEVAFDDGARFRIPFELMRVYSPSAEVKGHGPGQETLQTGKRLVGIDALEPVGHYAVQPRFSDGHDSGIFSWDYLYELGANAAQLWRDYEARLAAAGVDRDAPMPGKAAAHGGSCGHHH; from the coding sequence ATGGCCGGCCTGAACCGCAACTCCCCCAAGCCCACCGAGCTCACCGTGCACCAGCAGTCGCGCGTGCTCGAGGTGGCGTTCGACGATGGCGCGCGCTTTCGCATCCCCTTCGAGCTGATGCGCGTATACAGCCCCTCGGCCGAGGTGAAGGGCCATGGCCCCGGCCAGGAGACCCTGCAGACCGGCAAGCGCCTGGTGGGCATTGATGCGCTGGAGCCGGTGGGCCATTACGCCGTGCAGCCGCGTTTTTCCGACGGCCACGACAGCGGCATCTTCTCCTGGGACTATCTATACGAGCTGGGCGCCAATGCCGCGCAGCTCTGGCGCGATTACGAGGCCCGCCTGGCTGCCGCCGGCGTGGATCGCGATGCGCCGATGCCTGGCAAGGCCGCCGCCCACGGCGGCAGCTGCGGCCATCACCATTGA
- the ubiE gene encoding bifunctional demethylmenaquinone methyltransferase/2-methoxy-6-polyprenyl-1,4-benzoquinol methylase UbiE gives MSSTHFGFQTVDEREKASRVRGVFDSVASRYDIMNDLMSMGMHRAWKAYTVAVANLKPGERALDIAGGTGDLAKAFAAKVGETGMVVHTDINEAMLRQGRDRLLNEGVVLPTNLCDAEALPYKDASFDLVSVAFGLRNMTHKDKALAEMCRVLKPGGRLLVLEFSKVAEPLQKPYDWYSFKILPRLGQWIAGDAESYRYLAESIRMHPDQATLKAMMKTAGFGHVDVHNLSGGIVALHAGIKC, from the coding sequence ATGAGCAGCACCCATTTCGGCTTCCAGACCGTCGACGAGCGCGAGAAGGCCAGCCGCGTGCGCGGCGTGTTCGATTCCGTGGCCTCGCGCTACGACATCATGAACGACCTCATGTCCATGGGCATGCACCGCGCCTGGAAGGCCTACACCGTGGCGGTGGCCAACCTCAAGCCCGGTGAGCGCGCGCTCGACATCGCCGGCGGCACCGGCGACCTGGCAAAGGCCTTCGCCGCCAAGGTCGGCGAGACCGGCATGGTGGTGCACACCGACATCAACGAGGCGATGCTGCGCCAGGGCCGCGACCGCCTGCTCAACGAGGGCGTGGTGCTGCCCACCAACCTCTGCGATGCCGAGGCGCTGCCCTACAAGGACGCCAGCTTCGATCTCGTCAGCGTGGCCTTCGGCCTGCGCAATATGACCCACAAGGACAAGGCGCTGGCCGAGATGTGCCGCGTGCTCAAGCCGGGCGGGCGCCTGCTGGTGCTGGAGTTCTCCAAGGTGGCCGAGCCCTTGCAGAAGCCCTACGACTGGTACTCCTTCAAGATCCTGCCGCGCCTGGGCCAATGGATTGCCGGCGATGCCGAGAGCTACCGCTATCTGGCCGAGTCGATCCGCATGCACCCCGATCAGGCCACCCTCAAGGCCATGATGAAGACGGCCGGCTTCGGCCATGTGGACGTGCACAACCTTAGCGGCGGCATCGTCGCGCTGCACGCCGGCATCAAATGCTGA
- a CDS encoding EpsD family peptidyl-prolyl cis-trans isomerase produces MNLMMKKQGAASLRVAVIAAAALTLVLAGCGDKKGGDKASQTAAKVNKEEITVHQINFVLQRQQGLKPEQAEAASRQVLERLIEQELAVQKAQDLKLDRDPRVVQQIEAAKREILARAYVERTGEAVAKPTAEEIAAYYSAKPALFKERRLYSLQEIAIEAKPDQLETLRSKLQAAKNMGEFVEFLKANEFRFTGNQAVRAAEQLPLASLDRIAAMKDGDSVISQGPNGLQVLFLVGSRSQPVGEDQARPAIEQFLTNQRKSELVQKDMKALREAAKIEYVGKFAEGAPGAAPAAEATPAASVAAPAPAPAPAASGLDASAISKGMGLKK; encoded by the coding sequence ATGAACTTGATGATGAAGAAGCAGGGCGCGGCGAGTCTGCGCGTGGCCGTGATCGCAGCGGCCGCCCTCACGCTGGTGCTGGCCGGCTGCGGCGACAAGAAGGGCGGCGACAAGGCCTCCCAGACCGCCGCCAAGGTGAACAAGGAAGAGATCACCGTTCATCAAATCAACTTCGTGCTGCAGCGCCAGCAAGGCCTCAAGCCCGAGCAGGCCGAAGCCGCCTCGCGCCAGGTGCTGGAGCGCCTGATCGAGCAGGAGCTGGCGGTGCAGAAGGCACAGGACCTCAAGCTCGATCGCGACCCTCGCGTGGTGCAGCAGATTGAGGCCGCCAAGCGCGAGATCCTGGCCCGCGCCTATGTCGAGCGCACCGGTGAGGCGGTGGCCAAGCCCACCGCCGAAGAGATCGCCGCCTACTACAGCGCCAAGCCCGCGCTCTTCAAGGAGCGCCGCCTCTACAGCCTGCAGGAAATCGCCATCGAGGCCAAGCCCGATCAGCTCGAGACCCTGCGCAGCAAGCTGCAGGCCGCCAAGAACATGGGCGAGTTCGTCGAGTTCCTGAAGGCCAATGAATTCCGCTTCACCGGCAACCAGGCCGTGCGCGCCGCCGAGCAGCTGCCGCTCGCCAGCCTCGACCGCATCGCCGCGATGAAGGACGGCGACTCCGTCATCAGCCAGGGCCCCAACGGCCTGCAGGTGCTGTTCCTGGTGGGCTCGCGCAGCCAGCCGGTCGGCGAGGACCAGGCCCGCCCCGCGATCGAGCAGTTCCTCACCAACCAGCGCAAGAGCGAGCTGGTGCAGAAGGACATGAAGGCCCTGCGCGAGGCTGCCAAGATCGAGTACGTCGGCAAGTTTGCCGAGGGCGCGCCCGGCGCGGCCCCGGCTGCCGAGGCCACGCCGGCGGCCTCCGTCGCAGCGCCCGCACCCGCACCCGCACCGGCCGCCAGCGGCCTGGACGCCTCCGCCATCTCCAAGGGAATGGGCCTGAAGAAATGA